From the Babylonia areolata isolate BAREFJ2019XMU chromosome 33, ASM4173473v1, whole genome shotgun sequence genome, one window contains:
- the LOC143277042 gene encoding uncharacterized protein LOC143277042 isoform X1 codes for MSATPDKNKPFLTSSQREFRHSCDVNQTVPYHVQAEDTFRGEADDTESLTLDSLEEDDIEVLNYGHFFDDAPSLAMELKNAGVSVSRNGDKLHNAEYKQSFTNTEPRSISNLPSDRNGAPKSDHDVASMMNTNSSSRSSNENDASDTIHASFERRMPDAARDARPKAGTSQICSESSGSTPEVYTAGNRGGGQQGNRVAQGTNREVSTSPASFCRAGSVTSVDSLGEPAATENRTTVARRPQSLLTAAGGGGGDLASQKNRKPSGIPRRQGSDQSLRNRDHHGSAKSSPAPSPPSLRRSLTLNSADVARNRTGSPLSEAAGLVRKSPSGLRQEAVGGLGKSPSTPPPGTVEGLGRKSPPSPKPGRQSPSGGPRGEDCFPACEPFWFSASWDSGKRGKRGSVCETMSTLSGPLSRDTIASRLRIQKQHQAHECHDHHHHHHSNGASTDAATCGGGGGGAGGAGGGMQGTYLTPSQRKEETIRSLKGQVMYLTRQIQAREAQLKETKETASEEKERVMHLTRQIQAREAQLRETKETAVQNERIQTQLGRQLDEARGLAETARQEVTSLQESHQESVKTVAALQQELEDVKKETAEKLARAEEIFLEMYKKGRDSAIFEHEEEMELHGKDASSLDATEAELRQKLMRTQAELARWQTIQRRDTYHAVPLPATEAETTLAFLKDSMYHFLTSDKVPTSDEHLRAIVRMLNFSEAQREKIAQSVVTKRNKSVL; via the exons ATGTCGGCTACCCCAGACAAGAACAAACCCTTTCTGACGTCATCACAGCGGGAATTTCGTCACAGCTGTGACGTCAACCAAACAGTTCCGTACCACGTCCAAGCAGAAGACACCTTCCGCGGGGAAGCTGACGACACAGAGTCTCTGACCTTGGACTCTCTGGAGGAGGACGACATTGAGGTTCTGAATTACGGACATTTCTTTGACGACGCTCCATCTTTAGCCATGGAGTTAAAAAACGCAGGTGTTTCCGTTTCCAGAAATGGCGACAAACTTCATAACGCAGAGTATAAACAAAGCTTCACAAATACCGAACCACGTTCAATTTCCAACCTTCCTTCAGACAGAAACGGTGCCCCCAAATCAGACCACGACGTCGCTTCAATGATGAATACGAACTCAAGTTCTCGTTCCAGCAACGAAAACGACGCTTCCGATACCATCCACGCCTCCTTTGAAAGAAGAATGCCTGACGCTGCACGTGATGCTAGACCTAAGGCCGGAACGTCACAGATTTGTTCTGAGAGTTCGGGATCGACACCGGAAGTCTACACTGCAGGGAATCGAGGTGGGGGTCAGCAGGGGAATCGTGTGGCTCAAGGCACAAACAGAGAGGTTTCAACATCACCAGCGTCTTTTTGTCGTGCTGGTTCTGTCACCAGCGTTGACAGCCTTGGTGAGCCAGCAGCCACTGAGAATCGAACCACTGTCGCTCGCAGACCTCAAAGCCTCCTCACAGcagccggaggaggaggaggagacttagCATCACAGAAGAACCGCAAACCTTCGGGCATACCACGAAGACAGGGCTCCGATCAGTCACTCCGCAACCGCGACCACCACGGCTCTGCCAAGAgctcccctgccccttccccaccCAGCCTCCGGAGAAGCCTGACCCTGAACTCAGCAGACGTCGCCAGGAACAGGACCGGAAGTCCTCTTTCAGAGGCGGCTGGTCTGGTGAGGAAAAGTCCGTCGGGTCTTCGACAGGAGGCTGTTGGAGGACTTGGGAAAAGTCCTTCGACTCCGCCTCCAGGGACGGTGGAGGGACTGGGGAGGAAAAGTCCGCCAAGCCCCAAGCCGGGGAGGCAGAGTCCGTCCGGCGGTCCCCGCGGGGAGGACTGCTTTCCTGCGTGCGAGCCGTTCTGGTTTTCGGCTTCCTGGGATTCGGGGAAGCGGGGGaagagaggcagtgtgtgtgagacCATGTCCACGCTGTCTGGTCCCTTGAGCAG ggacACCATCGCCAGCCGACTCCGCATTCAGAAGCAACACCAAGCTCACGAAtgccatgaccaccaccaccaccaccactctaacGGAGCCTCCACCGACGCCGCGacgtgtggtggaggaggaggaggagcaggaggagcaggaggagggatgCAGGGGACCTACCTGACCCCCTCCCAAAGGAAGGAGGAGACGATCCGAAGTCTGAAGGGACAGGTGATGTACCTCACCAGGCAGATCCAGGCCCGTGAAGCACAGCTGAAGGAGACCAAGGAGACTGCCTCGGAGGAGAAGGAACGG gtgaTGCACCTCACCAGGCAGATCCAGGCACGTGAAGCACAGCTCAGGGAGACCAAGGAGACTGCCGTACAGAATGAACGG ATACAGACACAGCTTGGCCGTCAACTGGATGAGGCCCGTGGATTGGCGGAAACAGCTCGACAGGAAGTGACGTCACTACAAGAATCGCACCAGGAGTCGGTCAAAACGGTGGCCGCTTTGCAGCAAGAGCTGGAGGATGTGAAG AAAGAAACAGCGGAGAAACTGGCCAGAGCCGAAGAGATCTTCCTGGAGATGTACAAGAAAGGGAGGGACTCCGCCATATTTGAACATGAGGAGGAG ATGGAGCTGCACGGGAAAGACGCCAGCAGCCTGGACGCCACGGAAGCGGAACTACGTCAGAAGCTGATGCGCACGCAGGCGGAACTGGCCAGGTGGCAGACCATCCAGAGGCGCGACACCTACCACGCCGTGCCGCTTCCGGCCACGGAGGCGGAGACAACTCTGGCCTTCCTGAAGGATTCCATGTATCACTTCCTGACTTCTGACAAGGTTCCCACGAGCGACGAACATTTGCGAGCCATTGTCCGGATGCTCAACTTCTCGGAGGCTCAGAGGGAAAAGAttgctcagtctgttgtgacCAAACGGAATAAATCTGTCTTGTGA
- the LOC143277042 gene encoding uncharacterized protein LOC143277042 isoform X2, giving the protein MSATPDKNKPFLTSSQREFRHSCDVNQTVPYHVQAEDTFRGEADDTESLTLDSLEEDDIEVLNYGHFFDDAPSLAMELKNAGVSVSRNGDKLHNAEYKQSFTNTEPRSISNLPSDRNGAPKSDHDVASMMNTNSSSRSSNENDASDTIHASFERRMPDAARDARPKAGTSQICSESSGSTPEVYTAGNRGGGQQGNRVAQGTNREVSTSPASFCRAGSVTSVDSLGEPAATENRTTVARRPQSLLTAAGGGGGDLASQKNRKPSGIPRRQGSDQSLRNRDHHGSAKSSPAPSPPSLRRSLTLNSADVARNRTGSPLSEAAGLVRKSPSGLRQEAVGGLGKSPSTPPPGTVEGLGRKSPPSPKPGRQSPSGGPRGEDCFPACEPFWFSASWDSGKRGKRGSVCETMSTLSGPLSRDTIASRLRIQKQHQAHECHDHHHHHHSNGASTDAATCGGGGGGAGGAGGGMQGTYLTPSQRKEETIRSLKGQVMYLTRQIQAREAQLKETKETASEEKERIQTQLGRQLDEARGLAETARQEVTSLQESHQESVKTVAALQQELEDVKKETAEKLARAEEIFLEMYKKGRDSAIFEHEEEMELHGKDASSLDATEAELRQKLMRTQAELARWQTIQRRDTYHAVPLPATEAETTLAFLKDSMYHFLTSDKVPTSDEHLRAIVRMLNFSEAQREKIAQSVVTKRNKSVL; this is encoded by the exons ATGTCGGCTACCCCAGACAAGAACAAACCCTTTCTGACGTCATCACAGCGGGAATTTCGTCACAGCTGTGACGTCAACCAAACAGTTCCGTACCACGTCCAAGCAGAAGACACCTTCCGCGGGGAAGCTGACGACACAGAGTCTCTGACCTTGGACTCTCTGGAGGAGGACGACATTGAGGTTCTGAATTACGGACATTTCTTTGACGACGCTCCATCTTTAGCCATGGAGTTAAAAAACGCAGGTGTTTCCGTTTCCAGAAATGGCGACAAACTTCATAACGCAGAGTATAAACAAAGCTTCACAAATACCGAACCACGTTCAATTTCCAACCTTCCTTCAGACAGAAACGGTGCCCCCAAATCAGACCACGACGTCGCTTCAATGATGAATACGAACTCAAGTTCTCGTTCCAGCAACGAAAACGACGCTTCCGATACCATCCACGCCTCCTTTGAAAGAAGAATGCCTGACGCTGCACGTGATGCTAGACCTAAGGCCGGAACGTCACAGATTTGTTCTGAGAGTTCGGGATCGACACCGGAAGTCTACACTGCAGGGAATCGAGGTGGGGGTCAGCAGGGGAATCGTGTGGCTCAAGGCACAAACAGAGAGGTTTCAACATCACCAGCGTCTTTTTGTCGTGCTGGTTCTGTCACCAGCGTTGACAGCCTTGGTGAGCCAGCAGCCACTGAGAATCGAACCACTGTCGCTCGCAGACCTCAAAGCCTCCTCACAGcagccggaggaggaggaggagacttagCATCACAGAAGAACCGCAAACCTTCGGGCATACCACGAAGACAGGGCTCCGATCAGTCACTCCGCAACCGCGACCACCACGGCTCTGCCAAGAgctcccctgccccttccccaccCAGCCTCCGGAGAAGCCTGACCCTGAACTCAGCAGACGTCGCCAGGAACAGGACCGGAAGTCCTCTTTCAGAGGCGGCTGGTCTGGTGAGGAAAAGTCCGTCGGGTCTTCGACAGGAGGCTGTTGGAGGACTTGGGAAAAGTCCTTCGACTCCGCCTCCAGGGACGGTGGAGGGACTGGGGAGGAAAAGTCCGCCAAGCCCCAAGCCGGGGAGGCAGAGTCCGTCCGGCGGTCCCCGCGGGGAGGACTGCTTTCCTGCGTGCGAGCCGTTCTGGTTTTCGGCTTCCTGGGATTCGGGGAAGCGGGGGaagagaggcagtgtgtgtgagacCATGTCCACGCTGTCTGGTCCCTTGAGCAG ggacACCATCGCCAGCCGACTCCGCATTCAGAAGCAACACCAAGCTCACGAAtgccatgaccaccaccaccaccaccactctaacGGAGCCTCCACCGACGCCGCGacgtgtggtggaggaggaggaggagcaggaggagcaggaggagggatgCAGGGGACCTACCTGACCCCCTCCCAAAGGAAGGAGGAGACGATCCGAAGTCTGAAGGGACAGGTGATGTACCTCACCAGGCAGATCCAGGCCCGTGAAGCACAGCTGAAGGAGACCAAGGAGACTGCCTCGGAGGAGAAGGAACGG ATACAGACACAGCTTGGCCGTCAACTGGATGAGGCCCGTGGATTGGCGGAAACAGCTCGACAGGAAGTGACGTCACTACAAGAATCGCACCAGGAGTCGGTCAAAACGGTGGCCGCTTTGCAGCAAGAGCTGGAGGATGTGAAG AAAGAAACAGCGGAGAAACTGGCCAGAGCCGAAGAGATCTTCCTGGAGATGTACAAGAAAGGGAGGGACTCCGCCATATTTGAACATGAGGAGGAG ATGGAGCTGCACGGGAAAGACGCCAGCAGCCTGGACGCCACGGAAGCGGAACTACGTCAGAAGCTGATGCGCACGCAGGCGGAACTGGCCAGGTGGCAGACCATCCAGAGGCGCGACACCTACCACGCCGTGCCGCTTCCGGCCACGGAGGCGGAGACAACTCTGGCCTTCCTGAAGGATTCCATGTATCACTTCCTGACTTCTGACAAGGTTCCCACGAGCGACGAACATTTGCGAGCCATTGTCCGGATGCTCAACTTCTCGGAGGCTCAGAGGGAAAAGAttgctcagtctgttgtgacCAAACGGAATAAATCTGTCTTGTGA